From Juglans regia cultivar Chandler chromosome 6, Walnut 2.0, whole genome shotgun sequence, the proteins below share one genomic window:
- the LOC108994232 gene encoding cytochrome P450 81C13-like, whose protein sequence is MENAVFSYAAFFLSIIFVIITKFLYQNHRNQSSSPPSPFSIPIIGHFHHLKPPLHQALQTLSFQYGPILYIKYGSRPILVVSSPSAVEECFTKNDIIFANRPLTMAAEHFTYNLTAPVWAPYGHLWRNLRRFLNLELFSQNSLQNSSIIRQEEVHSLVRQLFKSSNADQPQKVEFRYLFTLLMFNVIMRMVTGKPCVGEEAAGTDLGKQRLRNMKGIYFANLGMNICDFFPVLRWVGYKGLEKNMRSLQGKRNGLLNHFIEEIKQKKTSFLKNAMEMNEEQKSTLIETLMSVQESEPELYSDDVIKGVLMMMFVAGTDTTSTTMEWAMSLLLNHPEELQKVKAEIDDQIGHERLLNESDLSKLPYLRCVINETLRLYPPAPLLIPHFSTEDCTVGGFRIPQETMLLVNTWALHRDPNLWEDPTKFKPERFEAILNGERDAFKFIPFGTGRRQCPGSGMAIRVVSLVLGSIIQSFEWERPDKEMVDMNPALGFIMSRAKPLEGVCSRRHSMTNILSQL, encoded by the exons ATGGAAAACGCTGTCTTCTCTTACGCTGCTTTCTTCCTGTCCATTATTTTCGTGATCATCACCAAATTTCTTTACCAGAACCACCGCAACCAGAGTTCTTCACCACCCAGCCCATTTTCCATACCAATAATCGGCCATTTCCACCACCTTAAACCACCTCTCCACCAAGCACTCCAGACTCTCTCGTTCCAGTACGGTCCAATTCTCTATATCAAATATGGTTCTCGCCCAATCCTCGTTGTGTCTTCTCCTTCTGCTGTTGAAGAATGCTTCACCAAAAATGACATTATATTTGCAAATCGTCCACTCACCATGGCTGCCGAGCATTTCACCTACAACTTAACTGCTCCAGTCTGGGCTCCATACGGCCATTTATGGCGTAACCTACGACGATTCTTGAACCTCGAGCTCTTCTCTCAGAACAGCCTTCAAAACTCTTCCATCATCCGACAAGAAGAAGTACACTCCCTCGTTCGCCAACTGTTCAAGTCTTCAAATGCAGATCAACCCCAAAAGGTGGAGTTTAGGTATTTGTTCACACTTCTGATGTTTAATGTAATCATGAGAATGGTGACTGGAAAGCCGTGTGTTGGAGAGGAGGCTGCAGGCACGGATCTGGGGAAGCAACGTCTCCGTAATATGAAAGGGATATACTTTGCCAACTTGGGAATGAATATATGTGATTTCTTTCCTGTTTTGAGGTGGGTTGGCTACAAAGGGTTGGAGAAGAACATGAGAAGCTTGCAGGGTAAGAGAAATGGATTGTTGAATCATTTTATAGAGGAGATTAAGCAAAAGAAAACCAGTTTTCTGAAAAATGCCATGGAAATGAACGAGGAACAGAAGAGTACGCTGATTGAAACTCTCATGTCTGTCCAAGAATCGGAACCTGAATTATATTCAGATGATGTCATCAAAGGCGTCCTGATG ATGATGTTTGTTGCGGGAACGGATACAACTTCAACGACCATGGAATGGGCGATGTCACTTCTTCTGAATCACCCAGAGGAATTGCAAAAGGTTAAAGCAGAGATTGACGACCAGATTGGACACGAACGCTTGTTGAATGAATCCGATCTTTCCAAGCTTCCCTATCTTCGCTGTGTCATCAACGAGACGCTTAGACTGTATCCTCCAGCACCACTCTTAATACCTCATTTCTCCACAGAAGATTGCACTGTTGGTGGGTTTAGGATACCACAAGAGACGATGTTGTTGGTGAATACGTGGGCGTTGCATAGAGATCCCAACCTCTGGGAGGATCCCACAAAGTTCAAGCCAGAAAGATTTGAAGCAATATTGAATGGAGAAAGAGATGCTTTCAAGTTCATCCCATTTGGAACGGGGAGGAGGCAATGCCCCGGTTCTGGCATGGCCATTCGAGTAGTTTCATTGGTATTGGGTTCGATTATTCAGAGCTTTGAGTGGGAGAGGCCTGACAAGGAGATGGTGGACATGAACCCAGCTTTAGGGTTTATCATGTCAAGGGCTAAGCCATTGGAGGGTGTTTGCAGTCGACGCCATTCCATGACAAACATCCTCTCTCAACTTTGA